Proteins co-encoded in one Candidatus Acidiferrales bacterium genomic window:
- a CDS encoding transposase: MAEVGLLPFSRIALAVAKAVLPRFRSRFSKHQFTQPQLLAILCLMRYEDWTFREAEVRLGEHRELRQALGLASVPDFTTLYRFLQRLDDMTIDHAVGETVRRLRGGRKKERRRARVAVDATGLAQGAVSTFFVRRMHHHGQKPLLWRHWLKWVIVADLDQQFLLSQIARRGPWNDCGNLPAVVETASQQTRIGMVLADAEFDSERNHTYIRRQLGAQSVIPAKRGKKTWRIHGVRAEMRRAFPRRLYRRRAWIESLFSSVKRKLSARAPGRTLRMQGRQALLLGLSFNLYRL; this comes from the coding sequence ATGGCCGAAGTCGGACTCCTGCCTTTTTCTCGCATCGCGCTGGCAGTGGCCAAGGCGGTGCTGCCTCGCTTCCGCAGCCGTTTCAGCAAACACCAATTCACGCAGCCGCAACTGCTGGCCATCCTCTGCTTGATGCGCTACGAAGATTGGACCTTTCGCGAAGCCGAAGTGCGACTCGGCGAACATCGCGAATTGCGTCAGGCGCTGGGGCTTGCCAGCGTACCCGACTTCACAACCTTGTATCGTTTCCTGCAGCGTTTGGACGACATGACCATCGACCACGCGGTAGGCGAGACCGTGCGCCGGTTGCGCGGCGGGCGCAAAAAAGAGCGGCGGCGAGCCCGCGTGGCCGTGGATGCCACGGGCTTGGCGCAAGGAGCGGTCAGTACGTTCTTTGTGCGACGGATGCATCATCACGGGCAGAAACCGCTGCTGTGGCGGCACTGGTTGAAGTGGGTGATCGTGGCCGATCTGGATCAGCAGTTTCTTTTGTCGCAGATCGCGCGCCGCGGCCCTTGGAACGACTGCGGGAATTTGCCGGCGGTCGTCGAGACGGCTTCCCAGCAAACGCGCATCGGGATGGTGCTCGCCGACGCCGAGTTCGACAGCGAGAGAAACCACACCTATATTCGGCGGCAACTCGGAGCGCAGAGCGTCATTCCCGCGAAACGCGGAAAGAAAACTTGGCGCATCCACGGGGTGCGTGCCGAGATGCGGCGAGCGTTTCCACGACGGCTCTACCGGCGTCGAGCTTGGATCGAGAGTCTCTTCTCTTCGGTGAAACGCAAACTCTCGGCTCGCGCACCCGGTCGCACGCTGCGCATGCAAGGCCGTCAAGCCCTGCTGCTCGGTTTGAGTTTCAATTTGTATCGCCTGTAG
- a CDS encoding LytTR family DNA-binding domain-containing protein, producing the protein MPINTIIVDDERPAREELAYLLKAFPEINIVAQGKNGLDAVNLIKEHAPDLVFLDVQMPGLDGFGVIKRLVEKKIKVPQIAFATAFDEYAVQAFEVNAVDYVLKPFDKGRVAKAVQRAKKMVEANASPVERLETLIENLGAPKHIASTKPMKLLLKAQQKMFLVDADQLVYASIQDGAITIFTRDSEGVSNYRTIEELQASLDSERFWRAHRSYLVNIDHIKEVVPWFKSSYMLKMDDKRASEVPVSRAQTRKLRELAKL; encoded by the coding sequence ATGCCGATCAATACGATCATTGTTGACGACGAACGGCCGGCGCGGGAGGAGCTTGCGTATCTGCTGAAGGCGTTTCCGGAGATCAATATCGTTGCGCAAGGGAAAAACGGGCTGGACGCGGTGAATCTGATTAAGGAGCACGCGCCAGATCTAGTTTTTCTGGACGTGCAGATGCCGGGGCTCGACGGATTCGGGGTGATCAAAAGACTGGTGGAGAAGAAAATCAAAGTGCCGCAGATCGCTTTCGCGACGGCGTTCGACGAATACGCGGTGCAAGCGTTCGAAGTGAACGCGGTGGATTATGTGCTGAAGCCGTTTGACAAAGGGCGAGTGGCCAAGGCGGTGCAGCGCGCGAAAAAAATGGTGGAGGCGAATGCGTCACCGGTGGAGCGGCTCGAGACGCTGATCGAAAATCTGGGTGCACCGAAGCACATCGCAAGCACGAAGCCGATGAAACTGCTGCTGAAGGCGCAGCAGAAAATGTTTTTGGTGGATGCGGACCAACTGGTTTATGCGTCGATCCAAGACGGGGCGATTACGATTTTCACGCGCGATTCGGAGGGCGTATCGAATTACCGGACGATCGAGGAGCTGCAGGCGTCTCTCGACTCGGAACGGTTCTGGCGCGCTCATCGGTCGTATCTCGTGAACATCGACCACATCAAGGAAGTCGTGCCGTGGTTCAAATCGAGCTACATGCTGAAAATGGATGACAAGCGCGCGAGTGAGGTGCCAGTGAGCCGCGCGCAGACACGGAAGTTGCGAGAGCTGGCGAAGCTTTAG
- a CDS encoding aquaporin, whose product MKKYIVELIGTFFLVLTVGCTSIGNGAGAMAPLAIGAVLMVMIYAGGYISGAHYNPAVTLGVWLRGKCDTKDVIPYWIAQFIGALAAAVVVNHCLKVGATVLPMTLPVAASLVSEFLFTFALVYVVLTTATAKGTEGNSFYGLAIGMTVMAGAYAVGNISGAVFNPGVALGVTMMGMAGWSSLWIYLVSEFIGGAAAAGVFRMVNPADN is encoded by the coding sequence ATGAAAAAGTACATCGTGGAGCTGATTGGGACTTTCTTTCTGGTATTGACGGTGGGATGCACGTCGATTGGAAATGGGGCGGGGGCAATGGCACCGCTGGCCATCGGCGCCGTGCTAATGGTGATGATTTATGCCGGAGGGTATATCTCTGGAGCACATTACAACCCGGCCGTGACGCTGGGAGTTTGGTTGCGAGGGAAGTGCGATACAAAGGATGTGATTCCCTACTGGATCGCGCAATTTATCGGGGCGCTGGCTGCGGCAGTTGTCGTCAATCATTGTTTGAAGGTTGGGGCGACGGTGCTGCCAATGACGCTGCCTGTTGCGGCTTCGCTGGTTTCTGAATTCCTGTTTACGTTTGCGCTGGTGTATGTGGTGCTGACGACGGCGACGGCCAAAGGAACTGAGGGGAATTCATTCTACGGGCTGGCGATCGGCATGACGGTCATGGCGGGCGCGTACGCCGTTGGGAATATTTCGGGCGCGGTGTTCAATCCGGGCGTTGCGCTGGGCGTTACGATGATGGGCATGGCGGGGTGGTCGAGCCTTTGGATTTACCTCGTGTCGGAGTTTATCGGCGGGGCAGCGGCCGCGGGAGTTTTCAGGATGGTGAATCCGGCAGACAATTGA
- a CDS encoding alkaline phosphatase family protein — protein MSMESVMRKVCALSIRQIVCLMMALQLVTLGMPMPVNAHGNGGNTADNRTRTPIKHVIVIIGENRTFDHLFATYKPKNHQTIWNLRSEGIVNEDGTPGPNYSLAEQDSALDLSPSPFEESPMGKSLFPVLPPVLTGGPKAPLFSTVAQAQAAENGLAPGYYQFLTTGGTGQASSVPDARISYNGEGATMLPDGPFQLTPGVPYDAYAGSPVHRFYQMWQQEDCNSAYATQRNPSGCKADLFPWVEVTIGAGSNGKLPGSPAYDAPSGEGATAMGFYNMAQGDVPYFKYLADHYSFSDNYHQAVMGGTGANHIMLGTGYAIPFTDGKGNAITPPSNEIEDPDPQTGTNNWYTQDGYSGGTYSECADATQPGVAEIDSYLASLARPINPNCQAGNYYLLNNYNPGYYGDGTVAFGDPKGMVFTVPPSPVRTIGDDLLAANISWKYYGDGWNNYVADQYNPNNTYCNICNFEQYATSIMTNAAVRTAHLQDTANLYTDIANGNLPAVSFVKPSGLVDGHPASSKFDLFEGFVKKIVDGVQANPKLWASTAIFITVDEGGGYYDSGYVQPLDFFGDGTRIPLIVVSAHTDAGHISHEYADHVSILKFIEANWNLPPVSSVGRDNLPNPLAAKNNPYVPENSPAISDLMDLFDFGHGNGHGQGNGH, from the coding sequence ATGAGCATGGAATCCGTTATGCGGAAAGTCTGCGCTTTGAGTATCCGACAAATCGTGTGCCTGATGATGGCCCTGCAATTGGTCACACTCGGAATGCCGATGCCCGTGAACGCGCATGGAAATGGCGGAAACACCGCGGACAATCGTACGCGCACGCCGATCAAGCACGTCATCGTGATCATCGGCGAAAACCGGACGTTTGATCACCTGTTTGCGACCTATAAGCCGAAAAATCACCAGACGATTTGGAATTTACGTTCCGAAGGAATTGTCAACGAGGATGGGACTCCGGGACCGAACTACTCACTCGCGGAACAGGATTCGGCGCTGGATCTGAGCCCGAGCCCGTTCGAGGAAAGCCCGATGGGGAAGTCGCTCTTTCCGGTGTTGCCTCCGGTATTGACGGGAGGGCCAAAGGCGCCACTTTTCTCGACCGTGGCGCAGGCACAGGCGGCGGAAAACGGGCTGGCGCCTGGCTATTACCAATTTTTGACAACGGGAGGAACGGGACAGGCAAGCAGCGTGCCGGACGCGCGCATTTCGTACAACGGCGAGGGCGCGACGATGCTGCCGGATGGGCCATTCCAATTGACGCCCGGCGTTCCTTACGATGCCTATGCGGGAAGCCCTGTGCACCGGTTCTATCAGATGTGGCAGCAGGAGGATTGCAACTCGGCTTACGCGACGCAGCGGAATCCGAGCGGATGCAAAGCGGATTTGTTTCCGTGGGTCGAAGTGACCATCGGCGCGGGAAGCAACGGCAAGCTGCCCGGTTCGCCAGCGTATGACGCGCCAAGCGGCGAAGGCGCAACGGCAATGGGTTTCTACAACATGGCCCAGGGAGACGTTCCGTATTTCAAGTATCTGGCCGACCATTATTCGTTCAGCGACAACTACCATCAGGCGGTGATGGGCGGGACGGGCGCAAATCACATCATGCTGGGTACGGGCTACGCGATTCCATTCACCGACGGCAAAGGAAATGCCATTACGCCGCCATCGAATGAAATTGAGGATCCCGATCCCCAGACGGGCACAAACAACTGGTACACGCAGGATGGGTATTCGGGCGGAACGTACAGCGAGTGCGCTGACGCGACGCAACCGGGAGTGGCAGAGATCGACAGTTACCTGGCGTCGCTGGCGCGGCCAATCAACCCGAATTGCCAGGCTGGCAACTACTACCTGCTGAACAATTACAATCCGGGATACTACGGCGACGGCACGGTAGCTTTTGGGGATCCCAAAGGCATGGTGTTCACTGTCCCGCCATCGCCTGTGCGAACCATTGGCGACGACCTGCTCGCCGCGAATATTTCCTGGAAATATTACGGCGACGGCTGGAACAACTACGTCGCCGACCAATACAACCCGAACAATACGTACTGCAATATTTGCAACTTCGAGCAGTACGCGACTTCGATCATGACGAACGCGGCGGTGCGCACGGCGCACTTGCAGGACACGGCGAATCTTTACACCGACATCGCGAATGGGAACTTGCCGGCGGTGTCGTTCGTGAAGCCGAGCGGATTGGTGGACGGGCATCCGGCTTCGTCGAAGTTCGACTTGTTCGAGGGCTTCGTGAAGAAAATCGTGGATGGAGTGCAGGCGAATCCGAAGCTGTGGGCGAGCACGGCCATTTTCATCACGGTGGATGAAGGCGGCGGATATTACGATTCAGGGTACGTGCAGCCGCTGGATTTCTTCGGCGACGGCACGCGCATCCCGTTGATTGTGGTTTCGGCGCACACGGATGCGGGGCACATCTCGCACGAATATGCGGACCACGTCTCGATTTTGAAGTTCATCGAGGCGAACTGGAATTTGCCGCCGGTCAGCAGCGTCGGCCGGGACAATCTGCCAAATCCGCTTGCAGCCAAGAATAATCCGTATGTGCCGGAGAACAGCCCGGCGATCAGCGATTTGATGGACCTGTTCGACTTCGGCCACGGCAACGGCCATGGCCAAGGGAATGGGCATTAA
- a CDS encoding acyl-CoA dehydrogenase family protein: protein MLRDTVRQFMETEMRPVLRAYEREEKFPAAELRKLGEMGCCGMLIPEEWGGAGMDTVSYAVMLEEVARVCASTAVTLSVTNSVVAAPLGNHGSEAQKKKYLRRLASGEILGSFCLTEPQAGSDAAGIQARAVRDGDFYVLNGTKTWVSSGGQTGVYVVFAKTVPSSLASSGQAGQADPTAGSKSVTAFLVEPTFPGFRVARYEDKMGLRLSKSAELSLTDCRVPAENRIGEEGQGLKIAFEALDGGRVGIAAQSVGLAQAALEASVKYAKQRRAFGKTISEFQAIQWMLADMQTEIEAARGLMYYAAWMRDQGAAIAPMRRGAQAARAKLYASEMANRVCAKAVQIHGSQGFSRESDVERYYRDARVLTIYEGTSEMQRTVIARELLKNSG, encoded by the coding sequence GTGCTGCGCGACACAGTGCGGCAGTTCATGGAGACGGAGATGCGTCCCGTGCTGCGGGCGTACGAGCGCGAGGAGAAATTTCCGGCGGCGGAGCTGCGCAAGCTGGGCGAGATGGGCTGCTGCGGGATGCTCATCCCCGAGGAGTGGGGCGGCGCGGGGATGGACACGGTCAGCTACGCGGTGATGCTGGAAGAAGTGGCGCGCGTGTGTGCGTCGACGGCGGTGACGCTGAGCGTGACGAATTCCGTGGTGGCCGCGCCGCTCGGGAATCACGGGAGCGAGGCGCAGAAGAAAAAATATTTGAGGCGATTGGCGAGCGGCGAGATTCTCGGTTCGTTTTGCCTGACGGAACCACAGGCCGGCTCGGATGCGGCAGGAATTCAGGCGCGTGCGGTGCGCGATGGCGATTTCTATGTGTTGAATGGAACGAAGACGTGGGTTTCGAGCGGCGGGCAGACGGGAGTGTATGTCGTGTTCGCGAAGACCGTTCCTTCGTCCCTCGCTTCGTCAGGGCAGGCAGGGCAAGCGGACCCGACAGCCGGGTCGAAGAGTGTGACGGCATTTCTTGTCGAGCCGACATTTCCTGGGTTCCGCGTGGCGCGGTACGAAGATAAGATGGGACTGCGGCTTTCGAAATCGGCGGAACTGTCGCTGACGGATTGCCGCGTGCCGGCGGAGAATCGCATCGGCGAGGAAGGGCAGGGGCTGAAGATTGCGTTCGAGGCGCTCGACGGCGGCCGCGTGGGCATCGCGGCACAGTCGGTGGGGCTGGCGCAGGCGGCGCTGGAAGCGTCAGTGAAATACGCGAAGCAGCGGCGCGCGTTTGGCAAGACGATCAGCGAATTTCAGGCCATTCAGTGGATGCTCGCGGACATGCAAACGGAAATCGAGGCGGCGCGCGGGCTGATGTATTACGCGGCGTGGATGCGCGATCAGGGCGCGGCGATCGCGCCGATGAGGCGCGGCGCGCAAGCGGCGCGAGCGAAATTGTACGCGAGCGAGATGGCAAATCGTGTTTGCGCGAAGGCTGTGCAGATTCATGGCAGCCAGGGATTTTCGCGCGAGAGCGATGTGGAGCGGTATTACAGGGATGCGCGCGTGCTGACGATTTATGAAGGCACGAGCGAGATGCAGCGGACCGTGATTGCAAGAGAACTGCTGAAGAACAGTGGCTAG
- the trpS gene encoding tryptophan--tRNA ligase: MESEDRSTRRARVLSGMRPTGRLHIGHYFGALSNWLKMQEEYDCFYFVADWHALTTHYADSSQVAANTLEVATDWLAVGLDPKKATIFIQSSVPEHAELHLLLSMITPLSWLERVPTYKEQIENLRDKDLGTYGFLGYPLLQGADIVMYGLPAAAGEPGQKLLVPVGEDQAPHIEMTREIVRRFNVHFGVELDSALWSNEYVLREVWSHVTSETIKSVAGQTPIFEELFPLAIKKYIAEIGFDNFVAKCPQAEPFVRRRAILQEPDVILTETPRVPGTDGRRMAKSYGNAIWLSDTPEEIRAKAKNMMTDPQRVKRTDPGRPEVCPVFAYHNLFPEKKSAEDCARIERVNRECRTAAIGCVDCKKLMADALVKWIEPIQARRAKYEKNPREVWQVLEDGSRRAKKVAEGTMERVRKAVFNWEGAGRRAPSPVTQGK, encoded by the coding sequence GTGGAAAGCGAAGACAGAAGCACGCGTAGGGCGAGGGTGCTGAGCGGGATGCGGCCGACGGGGCGGCTGCACATCGGGCATTACTTCGGCGCGCTGTCGAATTGGCTGAAGATGCAGGAGGAATATGACTGCTTCTACTTTGTGGCGGACTGGCACGCGCTGACGACGCATTACGCGGATAGTTCGCAGGTGGCGGCGAACACGCTGGAAGTGGCAACCGACTGGCTGGCCGTGGGGCTCGATCCGAAGAAAGCGACGATTTTCATTCAGTCGAGCGTGCCGGAGCATGCGGAGCTGCATCTGCTGCTGTCGATGATTACGCCGCTTTCGTGGCTCGAGCGCGTCCCGACGTACAAAGAGCAAATCGAGAATTTGCGCGACAAAGATTTGGGGACGTATGGATTTTTGGGTTATCCGCTGCTGCAGGGCGCGGATATTGTGATGTACGGCTTGCCCGCCGCGGCGGGTGAACCCGGGCAGAAGCTGTTGGTGCCAGTGGGAGAGGATCAGGCGCCGCACATTGAGATGACGAGAGAGATTGTGCGGAGATTTAATGTTCATTTCGGGGTTGAATTAGATTCGGCTCTTTGGAGCAACGAGTACGTCCTTAGAGAAGTATGGTCTCACGTTACGTCTGAAACGATAAAATCCGTCGCAGGTCAAACGCCAATTTTCGAAGAGTTGTTCCCACTTGCAATAAAGAAATATATCGCCGAGATAGGTTTTGATAATTTCGTCGCGAAATGCCCACAAGCGGAACCTTTTGTACGAAGGCGCGCCATCCTGCAAGAGCCGGATGTGATTCTCACCGAAACGCCGCGGGTGCCGGGGACGGATGGGCGGCGGATGGCGAAAAGTTACGGGAACGCGATATGGCTGAGCGACACGCCGGAGGAAATTCGCGCGAAAGCCAAGAATATGATGACGGACCCGCAGCGCGTTAAGCGGACGGACCCGGGGCGGCCGGAAGTTTGTCCGGTGTTTGCGTACCACAATTTGTTTCCGGAGAAAAAATCGGCGGAGGATTGCGCGCGCATCGAGCGTGTGAACCGCGAATGCCGCACGGCGGCGATCGGCTGCGTTGACTGCAAGAAGCTGATGGCCGATGCGCTCGTGAAATGGATTGAGCCGATTCAGGCGCGTCGCGCGAAATACGAAAAGAACCCGCGGGAAGTGTGGCAAGTCCTCGAGGATGGTTCGCGACGGGCGAAGAAAGTGGCGGAAGGAACAATGGAGCGTGTGCGGAAAGCGGTCTTCAACTGGGAGGGGGCGGGCAGACGTGCTCCTTCGCCGGTGACGCAAGGGAAGTGA
- a CDS encoding segregation/condensation protein A, which yields MNLPAAGAAAGDLKVAPTKTQNMAANAQPDYRIQLPVYEGPLDLLLDLVRKQEIDIHNIPIAKITKQYLDYLHQLEKLNVDISADFLYMAATLIHIKSKMLLPVDPLAPAEEQGDPREELVHRLLEHEKFKNAAQMLYEKQQLEAHVWSHPDLSLYEGEETEGELVVSLVDLVKVFQQVLERRREVAKVELTHETVTVAQMMEQLRERLLTNDEAVSLTEFFEACPSRRAMIVALLAVLELVRLQAVALVQEKMFGDVMLRKHKRFEITFEGGEAIAKIDEEYL from the coding sequence GTGAATTTACCGGCTGCTGGCGCAGCCGCGGGCGACCTGAAGGTCGCCCCTACGAAAACACAGAATATGGCGGCAAACGCACAACCCGATTACAGAATTCAGTTGCCGGTCTATGAAGGGCCGCTCGATTTGCTGCTGGATCTGGTGCGCAAGCAGGAAATCGACATCCACAACATTCCCATCGCGAAAATCACGAAGCAGTATCTCGATTACCTGCATCAGCTGGAAAAACTGAATGTGGATATTTCCGCGGACTTTCTCTACATGGCGGCGACTCTGATTCATATCAAATCGAAGATGCTGCTGCCGGTGGACCCGCTCGCGCCGGCCGAAGAGCAGGGCGACCCGCGCGAGGAATTGGTGCATCGTCTGCTGGAGCACGAGAAATTCAAAAATGCGGCGCAGATGCTCTACGAGAAGCAACAGCTCGAAGCGCACGTGTGGTCGCATCCGGATCTTTCGCTTTACGAAGGCGAAGAGACGGAAGGCGAACTGGTTGTTTCGCTCGTGGATCTGGTGAAAGTGTTTCAGCAGGTGCTCGAACGGCGGCGGGAAGTCGCGAAAGTCGAGCTGACGCACGAAACCGTGACCGTGGCGCAGATGATGGAGCAATTGCGCGAGCGGCTGCTGACGAATGACGAAGCGGTGTCGCTGACGGAGTTTTTCGAAGCTTGCCCGTCGCGGCGTGCGATGATTGTGGCGCTGCTGGCGGTGCTCGAACTGGTGAGGCTGCAAGCGGTGGCGCTGGTGCAGGAGAAAATGTTCGGCGACGTGATGCTGCGGAAGCACAAAAGGTTCGAAATCACGTTTGAAGGCGGCGAGGCGATCGCGAAGATTGACGAAGAATATTTGTGA
- the scpB gene encoding SMC-Scp complex subunit ScpB — protein sequence MTEQELMSALEAIIYAADEPATLEQIVAAVGGEKAEVRAALDKLVASYAPDERGIEIRKVASGWKMYTKAQHHDAVRRFIKGLRPPLRLTIPALETLSVIAYKQPATLPEINEIRGVNCGGVVKTLLERRLITTAGRKDAVGRPILYRTSKDFLMRFGLADLDELPSLKEFEQLAQAALGADEGIAPTEPEETVQGNGEEMAASVKPTTESDATEGNMTQIAPQESLSAEQDLPDSEGQSKAAGA from the coding sequence ATGACGGAACAGGAATTGATGAGCGCACTGGAAGCGATCATTTACGCGGCGGACGAGCCAGCAACGCTGGAGCAGATCGTCGCCGCGGTGGGCGGAGAGAAGGCGGAGGTGCGCGCGGCGCTCGATAAGCTCGTCGCGTCGTACGCGCCGGATGAACGCGGCATCGAAATTCGCAAAGTGGCGAGCGGCTGGAAGATGTATACGAAGGCGCAGCACCACGATGCGGTGCGACGATTCATCAAGGGACTGCGGCCGCCGCTACGGCTGACGATTCCGGCGCTCGAAACGCTTTCGGTGATCGCGTACAAGCAGCCGGCGACGCTGCCGGAGATCAACGAAATCCGCGGCGTGAACTGCGGCGGCGTCGTGAAGACGCTGCTTGAACGGCGGCTGATCACGACGGCGGGGCGCAAAGACGCGGTCGGGCGGCCAATTTTGTATCGCACATCAAAGGATTTCCTGATGCGCTTCGGACTTGCGGATTTGGATGAGCTGCCGAGCTTGAAGGAGTTTGAGCAACTGGCGCAGGCGGCGCTGGGCGCGGATGAAGGAATTGCGCCGACGGAGCCGGAGGAAACGGTTCAGGGCAATGGCGAGGAAATGGCGGCATCTGTGAAACCGACAACCGAAAGTGACGCGACGGAAGGAAACATGACACAGATTGCGCCACAGGAAAGTCTGTCCGCGGAGCAAGACTTGCCGGATAGCGAAGGTCAAAGTAAGGCCGCAGGCGCATAA
- a CDS encoding S4 domain-containing protein — MEERLQKIIARAGIASRRNAEELISSGQVAVNGRVVTELGTKADAGRDHIRVAGKLLRPAGAKVYIALNKPDSVVATMRDPEGRRTIADFVRGVPGRVFPVGRLEYHASGLLLLTNDGELANRVMRAHALPQIYLCKTSGTPSESEIRDAERAGRAKMERAKGLPGGWWQVTLSGATKDQFRQALMASGHAVDKMKRIAIGYLEMGPLAPGQYRHLTNEEVGELERALARAERHADASKETESGRRPAPRAKSRSFHARKRSQSARERFPRR, encoded by the coding sequence ATGGAAGAGCGACTACAGAAAATTATTGCGCGTGCGGGCATCGCTTCGCGGCGAAATGCGGAGGAGCTGATTTCGTCGGGTCAGGTGGCGGTGAATGGACGCGTGGTGACCGAACTCGGCACGAAAGCGGATGCGGGGCGGGATCATATCCGCGTGGCAGGCAAATTGTTGCGGCCTGCCGGAGCGAAGGTTTACATCGCGCTGAATAAGCCTGACAGCGTCGTGGCCACGATGCGCGACCCGGAGGGCCGGCGAACAATCGCGGATTTTGTGCGTGGCGTGCCGGGGCGCGTTTTTCCCGTGGGACGACTGGAGTATCACGCATCCGGATTGCTGCTGCTGACGAATGACGGCGAACTGGCGAATCGCGTGATGCGCGCGCACGCTCTGCCGCAGATTTATCTGTGCAAGACTTCGGGCACACCAAGCGAATCCGAGATTCGCGACGCGGAGCGGGCGGGGCGTGCAAAAATGGAGCGCGCCAAGGGATTGCCGGGCGGATGGTGGCAAGTAACGCTTTCGGGAGCTACGAAGGACCAATTCCGGCAAGCACTGATGGCGAGCGGGCATGCGGTCGATAAAATGAAACGCATTGCCATCGGATATCTGGAAATGGGACCGCTCGCGCCCGGGCAATACAGGCATTTGACGAACGAAGAAGTGGGCGAGCTCGAGCGCGCGCTCGCGCGGGCGGAGCGTCACGCGGATGCTTCAAAAGAAACAGAGAGCGGGAGACGACCGGCGCCAAGAGCAAAGTCACGAAGTTTCCACGCGCGAAAGCGAAGCCAGTCAGCGAGGGAACGATTTCCGAGGCGCTAA
- the hisC gene encoding histidinol-phosphate transaminase, whose protein sequence is MKNTPHNGIPQYIQEIDPYIPGKPIEEVERQLGMRAVKLASNENPLGPSPMGVAAAKKAFGEAHRYPDGGSHYLREALAKRLDVAQENIIIGSGSTDLIHLAASALLGPGESAVTSEGSFPLYYIAIEKMGAKLIMTSLKEYGFDLDAILRAIELETKIIYIANPNNPTGTVFDADMFEEFFAQVPERVLVVLDEAYYEYVSVPNYSRSLDLVRGGKNILVLRTFSKVYGLAGLRVGYGIGPAELLHEIDKIRLPFPVSGVAQAAALAALEDDEHVCKSLEANRLGLEQLENGMRALGVKFVPSVANFILVEVGGNADALAQEMLKLGVIVRPMAWMGFPNAIRVSVGTAEENDKFLRALSEVRVPAERARG, encoded by the coding sequence ATGAAAAATACCCCGCATAACGGCATACCGCAGTACATCCAAGAAATTGATCCCTACATACCCGGCAAACCGATCGAGGAAGTCGAGCGCCAATTGGGCATGCGCGCGGTAAAACTGGCGTCGAATGAAAATCCGCTGGGACCGTCACCGATGGGTGTGGCAGCGGCGAAGAAGGCGTTTGGCGAAGCGCATCGGTATCCCGACGGCGGGAGCCACTATTTGCGCGAAGCGCTGGCGAAACGACTGGATGTGGCGCAGGAGAACATCATCATCGGGAGCGGGTCGACGGATTTGATTCATCTGGCGGCGTCGGCGCTGCTGGGGCCGGGCGAAAGCGCGGTCACGTCGGAGGGATCCTTTCCGCTGTACTACATCGCAATCGAGAAGATGGGCGCGAAGCTCATCATGACGTCGCTGAAGGAATATGGATTCGATCTGGACGCGATTCTGCGCGCCATCGAGCTGGAAACGAAAATAATTTACATAGCGAATCCGAATAATCCGACGGGAACGGTGTTTGACGCAGATATGTTCGAGGAATTTTTCGCGCAGGTGCCCGAGCGCGTTCTGGTGGTGCTGGACGAAGCGTATTACGAATATGTCTCCGTGCCGAACTATTCGCGATCGCTGGACTTGGTGCGCGGCGGGAAAAACATCCTGGTGCTTAGGACGTTTTCGAAAGTGTATGGTTTGGCGGGATTGCGCGTGGGATACGGAATCGGTCCGGCGGAGCTCCTTCACGAAATCGATAAGATACGGCTGCCATTTCCGGTGTCCGGAGTTGCGCAAGCTGCGGCGCTCGCGGCGCTGGAGGACGATGAACATGTGTGCAAGTCGCTCGAGGCGAACCGCCTGGGGCTTGAGCAATTGGAAAATGGAATGCGTGCGCTCGGTGTGAAGTTCGTGCCGTCGGTGGCGAATTTCATTCTGGTGGAAGTAGGCGGCAATGCCGACGCGCTGGCACAGGAGATGCTGAAATTGGGAGTGATCGTTCGACCGATGGCGTGGATGGGATTTCCGAATGCGATTCGAGTGAGCGTGGGAACGGCAGAGGAAAATGACAAGTTTTTGCGCGCCTTGAGCGAAGTGCGCGTGCCCGCGGAGCGAGCCAGAGGCTAG
- a CDS encoding CoA-binding protein translates to MTTETKEDKIGQLLETSRTIAVVGLSSSRMRPSYGVAEYMQGAGYKIIPVNPNETEVLGVKAAKRLEDIREKVDIVDVFRRPEFVPEVVESAIKIGAKCVWMQEGVVNEQAARRAREAGIFVVMDRCILKEHAKRFH, encoded by the coding sequence ATGACGACGGAGACCAAAGAGGACAAGATCGGGCAGCTGCTGGAAACGAGCCGGACGATTGCCGTCGTCGGGCTTTCGTCGAGCAGAATGCGGCCAAGCTATGGCGTCGCAGAGTATATGCAGGGAGCGGGATACAAGATTATTCCCGTGAATCCAAACGAGACGGAAGTGCTAGGAGTGAAGGCGGCCAAGCGGCTCGAAGATATTCGCGAGAAAGTGGACATTGTGGACGTCTTCCGGCGTCCGGAGTTTGTGCCGGAGGTTGTGGAAAGCGCGATCAAGATTGGTGCAAAATGCGTTTGGATGCAGGAAGGGGTGGTGAACGAACAGGCCGCGCGCCGAGCACGCGAGGCGGGAATTTTTGTCGTGATGGATCGCTGCATTTTGAAAGAACATGCGAAGCGATTCCACTGA